The genomic interval GTTCATCACGTCCGTCACGCGCGAATCGTAGTGCCCCATGATCAGCACGTGGCGATTCGGATCGGTCTGCCCGCGAAGAAAGGCGACGACGTCCACCACGCGCGTGTCGGTGGGGATGCGGGGATTGTTGCCGCCGGGAATCACCTCGCTGATGTACCGCACCTCCAGGCACCCGCCGCAGTCGCGGGAGATGCGCTGGAACTCGTCGTAGATCCACCGCCGCGCCGCGCCGATCCCGCGCGTGCGCGAAACGGTGTCGCTCAGTGTGTGCCGCGTGCCGAAGCTCACCAGCCGCCGCACGTCCGCCTCCATCCGCGCGGGCGAAACGTCGCGCACGATCTGCGTGATGCGCGGGTTGTCCGCCGGCGGGAGCGCCGCGGCGGCGGGCGTCTGCGCCGCGGCGGAGGTCGCGGCGGACAGGGTGATCAGGGCGGCGAGCAGGGGATGGGCAGAGCGGTGCACCGCGACCTCCGTGAGGACAGGGACCGGCCCTCCGCGGCGGCCCGCCGGGGAGGGGAGGGGCAAGGGATTTTTTCGTGTCGATGGAATTCAGTATACTGCGCCCGCGCCCCGGGGCAAACGGCGCGCCGCCCGAGTGCCAACCGGCCCGGCGCTTGCACCCTGCACAAGGCTGGAACAGGGCTCTGCTCATGGCGCACCGGGAGGCTGAATGCCGTACGGCGGGATGTACGACGCAATCGTGATCGGCGGAGGCCCGGCGGGGCTGGCGGGCGGCCTCTGGCTGGCGCGCTACCGCCGCAAGGTTCGCATCTTTGACACGGAAGATCCCCGCAACGCCGTCACCTGGGGCGTGCACGGCTACCTGGGGCTGCAGGACCCGCCGCCGGCCGAACTGCGCCGCATCGGCAAGCTGCAGGCGGTGGACGCCGGCGCGGAATACGAGCGGTGCACCGTCGTCAGCATCACCGGCGGCAAGGACGAGTGGATGCTGGAAACGGAGGACGGCCGCACCTTTGGCGCCCGCCGCATCCTGATGGCGACCGGGCTGCGCGACATCAAGCCGGAAATCGAGGGGCTGGACGACTTCTACGGCAGCAGCATCTGGCACTGCCCGGACTGCGACGGATTGTCTGCCGCGGACAAGAACGTCGGCGTCATCGGCTGGGGGCGCCAGATCGCCGCGTTCTGCATGTACATGCTCACATGGACCGACAAGCTCACCATCCTCACCGACGGGCATCCGGCGGAGATCGAGGACGCGGCCAAGCGCGCGCTGGAGCGGTGGAACATCCCCGTGCGCGAGGACGTGATCGAGCGGCTGGAGGGCAAGGACGGGATCGTGGAGCAGGTGGTGTTCGCGGACGGCAGCACGCAGCAGTTCGAGGCGATGTTCTTTCACATCGCGTCCGGCCCCGGCTCCACCTTTCCCGCCGACCTGGGGTGCCAGGCGGACGAGGACGGGATTCTGGAAGTCGACCGGGATTTTGAGACCACGGTGCCGGGCCTGTACGCGGCGGGCGACATCACGCCGGGTTCGCGCCTGGCGATGCGCGCCGCGGCGGACGGAATCCGCGCCGCGCTGGGCATCCACAAATCCCTCATCCCCGACGACCGCCGCCTCAAGTAGGGCTGCGCATCGATGGATGAAACGCGGACGGCCGGCTCCCGATGGGGGCCGGCCGTTCGCGTTCATGATTCGGATCGATGGATCACCGGAGCCGCGCGCGCATCTCCTCCAGCGGCTGCGCGGGAAACGCGAATCCCCACCGCGCCTGATAGTCCGCCGGGCTGCTCTCCCTCAGCATCCGGCCGAACTCTGCCTCGACGATCCCGGGGAGGCGGGCCAGCGGCAGCTTGTGCCGAAAGACGGGCTCGCCGCCGGCCACGTCCGCCATCCCCCAGTCCTCGCCCTCGAACAGCTTGAGGTGGATGAGGTCGCCCGCCAGCCTCCGCATCTGAAGCACCACCTCACCCGGCTCCTGCATGAACGTGACGCGCTCCTCGGCCGATCCGCGCAGCAGGCGCACGACGGCTTCGATCATGTCGCGCGGGCTGTCGCGCAGGTAGGAGAATGGAAG from Longimicrobium terrae carries:
- a CDS encoding NAD(P)/FAD-dependent oxidoreductase translates to MPYGGMYDAIVIGGGPAGLAGGLWLARYRRKVRIFDTEDPRNAVTWGVHGYLGLQDPPPAELRRIGKLQAVDAGAEYERCTVVSITGGKDEWMLETEDGRTFGARRILMATGLRDIKPEIEGLDDFYGSSIWHCPDCDGLSAADKNVGVIGWGRQIAAFCMYMLTWTDKLTILTDGHPAEIEDAAKRALERWNIPVREDVIERLEGKDGIVEQVVFADGSTQQFEAMFFHIASGPGSTFPADLGCQADEDGILEVDRDFETTVPGLYAAGDITPGSRLAMRAAADGIRAALGIHKSLIPDDRRLK